In one window of Pirellulales bacterium DNA:
- a CDS encoding arylsulfatase, with protein MKRCDMISFALVLTFLFVSFPSRVEAQSKPNIVVIMTDDVGWGDLGCYGGGAMRGAPTPNLDRIAAEGMRFVNYYGQSSCTAGRASFITGRIPIRTSLSCVMAPGDPNGLTKVTPTIAQALKAQGYTTVQLGKWHLGDQPANFPTANGFGEMYHMTPYYAGVYAYEDLDLHPNFPKNDPEFQRTWKKLAVLSEFEGKAGEKAKVTTENFGYENLKTGDDIMRAKAIDWLKAHAKDDKPFFMYLNFLKLHNPNNPSDRFKGKSPGGGGYLDSLMELDDNTGQVVQALRDLGIDKNTLVVWTTDNGAWVDAWPDAGYTPFRGTKGSSFEGGFRVPAIAWWPGHIKPGSVNIDMFSHLDWWPTFVTLAGGTPPPHQWKDNDGKPIIFDGIDLSDSLLGKGPGRREMFAYFNGQTFGGMRVKQYKMLFTAKDTWMGPEQLLKFPAVYNLQWDPGEQYDMAFNGAAPTRALTTSPGRYTGQDNGWIGVYINPYLIEFFEELKTHPNIPYKPWGEGLHEIIPPAHR; from the coding sequence TTTGGGCTGCTACGGCGGTGGAGCGATGCGCGGCGCGCCGACACCCAATCTCGACAGGATTGCCGCTGAGGGGATGCGCTTCGTCAATTACTACGGCCAGTCGAGTTGTACCGCCGGTCGCGCATCGTTTATCACTGGCCGCATCCCGATCCGAACCTCGCTCTCTTGCGTCATGGCGCCGGGCGATCCCAATGGGCTGACCAAAGTCACGCCGACGATCGCGCAGGCCCTCAAGGCACAGGGCTATACCACCGTGCAGCTGGGCAAGTGGCACCTGGGCGACCAGCCCGCCAATTTCCCGACCGCCAACGGTTTTGGCGAGATGTATCACATGACGCCCTATTACGCGGGCGTCTATGCCTATGAGGACCTGGACCTACACCCCAATTTTCCCAAGAACGACCCGGAGTTCCAGAGGACGTGGAAGAAGCTCGCCGTGCTCTCGGAGTTCGAGGGGAAAGCGGGCGAAAAGGCGAAGGTTACCACCGAGAACTTCGGCTACGAGAATCTCAAAACCGGCGACGACATCATGCGCGCCAAGGCCATCGACTGGCTCAAGGCGCACGCCAAGGACGACAAGCCATTCTTCATGTACTTGAACTTTCTGAAGCTGCACAATCCCAACAATCCATCTGACCGTTTCAAGGGCAAGTCGCCGGGCGGTGGGGGCTACCTCGACAGCCTCATGGAACTCGACGACAACACCGGGCAGGTTGTGCAAGCGCTCCGCGACCTGGGCATCGACAAGAATACCCTGGTGGTTTGGACGACCGACAACGGCGCGTGGGTCGATGCTTGGCCGGACGCAGGATATACGCCGTTTCGGGGGACGAAGGGATCGAGCTTTGAAGGCGGCTTCCGCGTGCCGGCGATTGCCTGGTGGCCAGGGCACATCAAGCCCGGCTCGGTCAACATCGACATGTTCTCCCATTTGGACTGGTGGCCGACATTCGTCACGCTCGCGGGCGGCACACCGCCCCCGCACCAATGGAAGGACAACGACGGCAAACCAATCATCTTCGACGGCATCGACTTGTCTGATTCGTTGCTGGGCAAGGGACCGGGTAGACGCGAGATGTTCGCCTATTTCAACGGCCAGACATTCGGCGGGATGCGCGTGAAGCAGTATAAGATGCTGTTCACGGCGAAGGACACCTGGATGGGTCCCGAGCAGCTCCTGAAGTTCCCTGCGGTGTACAACCTCCAGTGGGACCCGGGTGAGCAGTACGACATGGCCTTCAATGGCGCGGCCCCGACGCGCGCGCTCACAACCTCACCGGGCCGCTACACCGGTCAGGACAACGGCTGGATCGGCGTTTACATCAACCCGTACCTGATCGAGTTCTTCGAGGAGCTGAAGACGCACCCGAACATCCCGTACAAGCCGTGGGGTGAGGGATTGCACGAAATCATTCCGCCGGCGCACCGGTAG